Sequence from the Pseudomonas sp. 7SR1 genome:
TTTCAGGCGAACCGAAACGATCCAGGTCCAGCTCGAACGGCCCGCAAACCAGCTTGAAAAAGCCCATGTCGCCTTCAAAGACCGGCGACGGCCCGGTCATGCCATGGCGCGCCAGTTGAGCGGCAAAAATGGCGTTGCGTGACGCGTTGGCCGCCGAGCAGCCTTTCCAGTCCGATAATGTGCCGCTGCGGACCTGGCGCATAGCCAAATGGCCGCTCAGCGCGATATTGATCGCCTGTTCAGTCTGGTCCACGTCCAGCCTCATCAGGCTGGAGGCCGCAGCAGCCATGGCGACGTTGATGTAATTGACGTGGTCCCAGCCGCGCTTGTTCAGGCTGGCCGCATCCTGCAGCCGCATCTGGATTTCATACGCCAGCACGATGGCCGATATCAACCGGCCCCCACCCGCCCCCTCGGCTTGCGCCACGGCCAGGCAGGCCGGGATGTTGTCGCTGGGATGCCCGGGCTCCAGGCCCATGTATCCGTCGTTGTAATCCAGAAAGCGCACCATGGCGCCGTTCACGAACCCGGCGATTTCGGCCGTTGTCCGCAGGCTTGTGCCAAACACGCTGGAGGTCCCGCCGCGATGACACTCGGCATAACGGATGGCGGCATTGATGGGCGGCGCTCCATAGGCGCCCAGTATGCATGCCAGGCTGTCGATGAAACGCTGGCGCACAATCGCGACGATGGTGTCGGGCAGACGCTGTTGCGCAAACCCATGGGCGTAGCGCGCCAGTCGCCGGGCAATGGTCGAATCTTGCATACTCACCTCTTGTTCCAGTTCGAGCGCTCGGTTTCCAGGCTCTGTACGAGACGTCGCGCCGACTTTTCTCGTACATGCCTGGCGATCGATGACGGACGATTTCAGTTCATCACGACGTCGAGCAACCGCACGTACTGCTGACCCGCATGCATGTCACGCTCGACCATTCCGCCTTGCGGCGTAGCGCGGGGGAAGGAGATCTTGACCATTTCCAGATTGGGCACCGGGATGTATTTCACCCGTTCGGGATCGGTGCCATATAGCCGGGCAAACTGCTCCGGCGAGAGCGCGTCGCTACGGGAATAACGTTCAAAGTTCTCCCGGCCATTGAAGAAGATATCGAAGGTAATCCAGAACGGTCCGGCTTGTTTCGATCGAACATGACGGCAGACATCGCGCAACTTAACCACGATTCAACTCCTTCGCAGCTGGCGCCGCCTCGGAAAGGTCAATCCACTTGATACGTACCAGCTCCATTGGGTCCTCAA
This genomic interval carries:
- a CDS encoding DUF4387 domain-containing protein — its product is MVKLRDVCRHVRSKQAGPFWITFDIFFNGRENFERYSRSDALSPEQFARLYGTDPERVKYIPVPNLEMVKISFPRATPQGGMVERDMHAGQQYVRLLDVVMN
- a CDS encoding MmgE/PrpD family protein — its product is MQDSTIARRLARYAHGFAQQRLPDTIVAIVRQRFIDSLACILGAYGAPPINAAIRYAECHRGGTSSVFGTSLRTTAEIAGFVNGAMVRFLDYNDGYMGLEPGHPSDNIPACLAVAQAEGAGGGRLISAIVLAYEIQMRLQDAASLNKRGWDHVNYINVAMAAAASSLMRLDVDQTEQAINIALSGHLAMRQVRSGTLSDWKGCSAANASRNAIFAAQLARHGMTGPSPVFEGDMGFFKLVCGPFELDLDRFGSPENGDYAIRRSLTKTFPTNGELHTAVWAALDIRKRIAGLEEIAAITIETSEFNRRVLADTPEKWLPRTRETADHSLPYNVARALMDGDITIGSYAEQKIHDPAVIGLMDKIIVVEDPGLTALFPRHLANRLVVTLRSGETVVSEMITGPGSVETPMTDHDFERKFRRMAAPHIEASAQATVLDFVAGLEHQARFEDLFAAMAR